Genomic window (Candidatus Omnitrophota bacterium):
TTTATTAAGCCGAAGTGATTTTTCTAACAAAAAGATGCTCATCCGGTTTCACGAGGGAATAGCCTGGTTAATGCAGATCATTATGTTCTTAGCGCTTGGGCTTTTGGTTTTTCCTTCTCAAATCGTTCCGATCGTGGGAAGCGGCTTGTTAATTGCAATGATCCTTATTTTTCTCGCGCGTCCGATCAGTATTTTCTTATGCTTGATCCCGTTTAAATTCAGCCTTCCTGAAAAATTAATGATCTCCTGGGTTGGATTACGCGGCGCGGTCCCGATCATTCTGGCAACGTTTCCTCTATTGGCAGGCACAGCCCAATCCCATGCGATTTTTAATATTGTCTTTTTTGTTGTCGTCACCTCTGTTCTCATTCAGGGAACATCTATTCCGCTGGCCGCTAAAATGCTTGGAGTTCAAGCCCCATTTGACGCGAAAATAAAATTTCCTATTGAGCTTGGGCAAGCGGAAGGCATTGACGCAACACTTACGGATCTGATCGTGCCATACGGCTCAGCTGCGGCCGGCCAGACCATTTCGCAGCTACGGATACCTGCAACAGCGCTTATTATTCTTGTCTCCCGCGCGGAAAAGTTTATCGTTCCCGGAGGTAGCACCGCGATCGAAGACGGCGATGTGCTTTTAGTTCTAGCAAATATTGAGGATATTAAGACCATTCAGCGAACACTCGCAACTCCCAAAAGCAGCGCTTAAAAAAACAATGTCGAACCAAAAACAAAAACAACCAAAACGAAAGGAGCTCAAATGATAACGCTTCGGGAAAATAAGGATCTAGGATTGCTTATTCTGCGCGTTGGAATAGGGCTGATGTTTTTTTTAACACATGGATTGCCGAAATTAATGGCCGGGCCGGATATGTGGACACAAATAGGCGCCGCTTTAAGCCGATACGGAATAACTTTCTTGCCCGTTTTCTGGGGATTATTAGCGGCCTTGTCAGAAGGCTTAGGCGGGCTTTTATTGGTTCTTGGGATCGGAACACGCACCGCCGCAACGTTCATGGCTTTTACTATGCTCATTGCCGCCATGCATCATTTATTAGGCGGAGACGGAATCGGAAAAGCATCGCATGCCATTGAAGTCGGTATTTTATTTTTATCCCTTATTTGGCTGGGATCAGGAAAATACGCCTTAAGGCCCAGTAAGTAG
Coding sequences:
- a CDS encoding DoxX family protein: MITLRENKDLGLLILRVGIGLMFFLTHGLPKLMAGPDMWTQIGAALSRYGITFLPVFWGLLAALSEGLGGLLLVLGIGTRTAATFMAFTMLIAAMHHLLGGDGIGKASHAIEVGILFLSLIWLGSGKYALRPSK